The Cryptosporangium minutisporangium DNA segment ACCGCGCACTGCCGCCTGGTGCTCTCGCTCGACGCCCCGTTCGGCCCCCACCTCGTCGAGCGGCTCACCAGCTCCTGACGCCCGGCACGACCGATGGCAGTGCACCCCTCCGACACTGCCTCCGGCCGCGGTCGCGGGAACGTCACCACGAGGGTGCCGTGGCCGCCGCGGATACGCATGACGTGATCACGGGATTCCGTGCCCGCTGACCCGGTCGAGCACGGCGTTCCAGTCGGTGGGTGCGGCGTCGGCGCGCCACGCGATGTGCTGGTCCGGGCGGACCAGCACCAGGCTCCGGTCCCAGCTGGTGCGCACCGACCGATCGCCGACGACGAGATGGGCCATCGGGATGCCCCGCCGCTCCGCGGCCAGCACCAGCGGCTTTCCGGCCTCGTTCTCGGTCAGGTCGACCAGCGTGAACTGCGGGCCGAGCCGGTCGAACAGCGGCGTTCCGTCGTCCAGTCGGACCGCCGGTGCCCGGCCGCCGGTCCAGGTCGTCGGCAGTGCCCTGATTCCCGGCCCGAGCGGCGCGACGACGTCCTGGTCCTGCCAGATCACCGCGGACGTCGCGTACCGGCTGGCCAGGGCCGTGCTGAGCGCCCCGTCGGTCGGAGTCACCTCCTGCCGCAGCACGCCGGCGAGGTACTCGCGGGACGCGCCGGCCGCGGCCAGCCGCCCGAACCGCCGTCGGGTCTCCAGCTGCCGTGCCACCAGCTCCCGGTCCATCAGCGCCCGCGGACGACGTTCGGCCTCGTAACTGTCGAGCAGGCCGGGTCCGCCCCACCCGTTGACCACCGCGGCCAGCTTCCAGCCGAGGTCGACGGCGTCCTCGATGCTGGTCGCGGCGTTGTCGCCGGCCGGGTAGAACCGATGCGCCGACTCGCCGACCAGGAACGCCGGACCGCGGCGGTACCGCCGGGCCACCGCGAGCGAGTCGTCCCACTGCCGTACGTCGAGAACCTCCGCCGACTCCAGGCGCCCACCCAGCTCGGCCCGCAGCAGCGCGATCGGGTCGGCGGTGAGGTCCCCGGACGCCAGCCGCAGGTGCCCGACCCACAGATCGCCGTCGTCCCGGTACTCCAGCGTCAGGCCGCCGACGATCAGCGTGGCGGGGTGGCGACCGTCGAACCGGCGGCTCAGCTCCGGGCTGCGGAAGTACACCGAGCAGTGCTGGACCGGAGCGCTCAGCTCCTCCATCGGCACCTGCAGGCACTGGCGGACCGTGCTCTGGGCACCGTCACAGCCGGCGAGGTACCGCGCTTCGATCGTGGTGCGCCGCCGGCCCGGTGCCGCGCCGTGCGCGAGCGCGACGGCCACGACGCGGTCGAACTCGAGCCGGGCGCCGCTGAACGTCCAGCCGAGCCGCAGGTCGATCAGCGGGTGCTGCTCGACGGCGGTACGCAGCTGGGCGGCGAGCCGCACGCCGGACACCCGCTGCGGCAGCTCCACCGGCGCACTGCCGTCCCGCACGTCCGCATAACGCCCACGCAGCTCGTTGAGCGACGGCACGGTCGACACCAGCACCGGCGGCTCGTCGAGCGCTTGGCTCCACCCCACCTCGTCCGGGACGTCGGGTCCGACGCCCTGCGCGCGGATCGCCGCGGAGAGCCGTAGCCGCCGCAGCAGTTCCATGCTGCGGCCGTCCAGATAGTCCACGTCGGTGGTTTGCGGCGGCGTCTCCGCGCGATCCAGCACGATGCTCGATACCCCGTGGTGCGCCAGCTCCAGTGCCAGGATCGAGCCGACCGCTCCCGCTCCTACGACCAGCACTGGTGCTCCCGGTGCGGATGTGGCCATCGGACCTCCCCGTCGATGCCCCCGTCGATGCCCACGCGGCGGCTCCGCCACGTGTGGTCATGCTGGGGCGGCACCGACGATCGACGCCATCACGTCTTTCCGTGATTCCGGCGACCGCTGGGCGGCCCCGCACCGGGATCGTCGCGGGTGCGGGCCACGAGGACCGCGGCGGCGGCGCGGTTCTGGATGCCCCATTTGGAGAAGATCTTGCGGAGGTGGCTGTCCACGGTGTGCGGCGACACGTGCAGGATCTGGGCGATCCGGTGGTTGGTCAGCCCGTCGGCGACCAGCAGCGCGACCCGCAGCTCGGCGGGGGTCAGCAGGTCCAGCGGCGACGCGGGCTCGTGGCCCGGCCCGGTGGAGGCGCCGAGAACCTGCTCCAGACGACGTCGGGCCCGGTGGGCGCCGCCCGCCCCGGTGAGCGCGTGGGCCTCCTGCCGCCACTCCCGGGCCTGTCGCGGAGCGCCGCTCAGCGCGGCGGCGTCCTCCAGCGCGGCGGCGAGCGCGAGCGGACGCGGTGACTTGCGGTAGTGCCCGATCGCGACGCGCAGCGCGCCGAGGTCCCGGCGGAGCAGCCCGTCGGTGTGGGCGGCAGCGGCGGCCAGCGCGTGCAGGCCGGCGTTCCGCTTGGCCAGGCTGTCGGTGGTTCGGACGACGATCTTGGCGCGCGCGTCGTCGCGTGCGTCGAGGGCGATCCGCAGCAGCGTCGCGGCGTTGCCCGGATTCTGTCCGATCAGGACCGGGCGGGAGGGCAGCGCGTCGTAGAGACCGGCCGCGAGGCGTAGCGCCGGGCCGGCTCCCTCGGTGGCGGCCAGGAACAGGGCCTCGGGCCAGACGACGTCCTCGGGTGCGGCGGTGATCCCGGTGTCGATCAGCGTGTGCATCCGGCCGAGGTGCTCCTCGGCGGCGGGGAGCTCGTCCCGCTCGACGGCCAGCCGGGTCAGCGTCCCGAGCAGCGGAACGGCCAGCTGGTGCGAGCCCAGCTGGGCGGCGACGGTGAGCCCGGCGTCGGCTTCGGCGGACGCGTCGTCGAGCAGGCCACGGGCGGCCAGCAGCGCCGCGCCGTAGTAGTGCCAGAGCGGCGCCGACCAGCCGGTTCCCAACTGCGCGGACTCCTGCCGACCGCGGTCGAGGGCTCGGGCGGCGTCGGCGAACCGGTCGAGGTCGGTGTAGGCGCTGGCCAGCCAGATCCGCGGATGCCGCAGCAGCGCCGCGCCACCGACCCGGTCAGCGGTCTCGGTCGCCTCCAGCGCGTGCCGGAGTGCCCCGTTCAGGTCACCGGTGGCCTGCGCGACGAGGCTGCGTGCGGTGCGCCCGAACACCGACGCCGCGTGCTCGCCGCAGGTCCGGCCGATCATGTCCGCCAGCTCCCCGGACCGGTCGGCGGCGTCCAGATCACCGCTGTAGACCAGCGCGTGGGCGCGGATCGCATAGAGCTGCGCGGCCAGCGCGTCGGACCCGGTGAGCTGTGCCAGACCTTGCTCGGCGTAGTCGACCGCGGTCTCGTTCTTGCCGGCGTGCTTGAACGCCTCGGCGAGGCCGAGCAGCAGCAGCGACTCGGTCTCCCGGTCCAGCCCGGCGCGGAGCGCCGTGCGGCCCAGCGCGTGTGCCTCGGTCAGCCGCCCGGCTGCGGCCAGCAGGCGAACGGCCTGCGCGACCAGCGCGCTGCGCCCCTGCCCGTGGTCGCCGAGCACCTCCAACGCGCGGACGGTCAGGTCGGCGGCGGTGCTCGGTGCGACGTCGGCGACGTCCTCGGCCGCCGCCCGCAGCATCTCGACGGCCTCTCGGCTGCCGTCCGCGCCACCGTGCAGCAGGTGCTGGGCGACCTCCATCGGCGGCCGCCCGTCGGCGCGGGCGATCGCGGCGGCCTCCCGGTGCAGCACCACGGTGATCGGCTCGCCGATCGTGCTGTACACGGCCTGCCGCACGCGCTCGTGGACGAACGTCAGCGCGCGTCCCTCGTCGACGAGGATCGCCGCGGCGGTGGCCTGCTCGACCAGCGGGACCAGGTCGGCGGCGCGCTGCCCGAGCAGCCGGGCCACCTCGTCGATCCCGAACGGGCGGTCGAACACCGACCCGGCCTGCACCAGCCGGCGGGTGCGGTCGGGCAGCTGGTCGAGGACCTGCCGGATCATCGCGACGAAGCTCGACGGCAGCGCCGTACCGACGACCGATGCGATCCCGTCGCTCACCACGAGCTGGTCGGTCACCCGTAACGACGTCATCAGCTGGGTCACCGGCAGCGGGATCCCGCCCAGCCCGTGGGCGAGCGCGAGCACGGTGCCGTCGACCTCGGCCTCGAGCACCTGGGCGCAGAGCTCGCCCACCGCCGCGTCGGAGAGCCGCCCGAGCGTCAGTTCCTCGGCGCCTTCCCGGACCAGCCAGTGCAGCACGTGCTGACCCGGCGTGTCCGCCGGCTCCGGACGCCGGGCGAACAGCCACCGGACCGGTGAAGACGCCAGCGCGGGTACCAGTTGCCGGATCGCCAGCGCGCTGAACTCGTCGATCCAGTGTGCGTCGTCGATCGCGACGACCAGCGGCGCCACCGCGGCCCTCGTCTCCAAGACTGCGCCCAGCCGCTCCAGGATGCCGTAGTGTGGGTCGGCGTCGTCCGACAGCCAGTCGAAGGCGTCGGTCGCGGGCTCGCTGCGCCGCAGCGCGGTGGCGAGCGTGATCAGCGGGACCGCGCGGTCCAGCTCGAACGCCCGCCGGGACGCCACCGCCATCGATCGCTCGGCCGCCATCTGCACCGCGGCGCGCAGCAGGTGCGACTTACCGATCCCGGCCGGACCACTCAGTACGAGACACCCGCCGGTGCCGCCCGCCGTGTCGACGAGCGCATGCCGCAGGGCCTCGAGTTCCCGTTCGCGACCGACCGGCGGGGTCACGCGGCCGGATGGGCGTTGTCCGCCGCGGTACGTCGCGGAGCGGCGGTTCCGGTCGTCAGTACGGTTCTCGAATGGACGGTTCTTCTCGTGAGAGGGGGGCACACTGAGATCACCGAGGGGGTCGTCGTCCGGGTTCGCGGACGAATTGTCGTGGACGGCGTGGAGCGAGCTGAACAGCCGTTCGGGCAGCTCACGCGCGCCATCTGGCGTCGGTGGGGTCGCCGACAGATGAGACGTTACCGGCCGGATGTCCGGCCGTTGACCCCCGTTTGCGGGCATCTGCTCCCCGGATCGGCGGATTCTCCGCCGGGCTGGTCTCGGCGATCACCGCCCGCACCAGTTCCTCGACGACGGCCGGACCGTGCTCGGTCAGGATCGACTCGACGTGGAACTGCACCGATCGGACGCCGTACGTCGCGAGCGCCTGGACCACGCCGCTCGTCGGGTCCCGGAGCAGCCGGACCGCGCGGCCGGTGCGCGGGCAGCGCCACCGGTCGGTACCGCTGACCGCCGCGAACGTGTGGTAGAACGCGACCCGCTCCGGCCGTCCGTGCCAGTCGATCCACCGCTGCACCCCCTGTGCGGGCCGCGGTAGCCGGTGGATCGGGAGGCCGAGCGCACCGGCCAGCACCTGGTGGCCCAGGCACACCGCCAGCACCGGTCGCCGCGCGGTCAGCAACGTCCGGGTGAGCGCGTGCAGGCGGGCGATCCGCGGCACCGCGGTGTCCCGCGGATCGCCCGGGCCCGGTCCGATCAGCACCGGATCGTGCGGCCCGAGACCGGCGAGCAGCACGTGGTCCGGCGCGGTCAACGGACGGATCCGCACGTCGGCGCCGAGTGCGCCGGCGACCGCCGCGAGCATCGCGGTGAAGTCGTCGCCGGCGTCGACGAGGAGCAGGCGCCGATCGGTCAGACCCGGTCCGGCGGTGCCGGCGCCGAGCCCTCGCCAGAAGCCGGAGAGGCCGGTGTTGCGCTGGGCGAGCGCGGCACGGATGCGGTGGCCGGGCACGGCCGCGTGCGCTGTTCCGGCGACGGGCGCTGCCCCGGCGGCGGTGCCCGCCGACCGGATCGTGCGGGTCCTCAGGGGCGGAGCCTTCGGCGCGTGACCGAACGCGGCGAGCAGCGCGGCCGCTTTCGCGCGGGTCTCGGCGGCTTCGGCCACCGGGTCGGAGTGGCGCACGAGCGTCGCGCCGACGCCGATGGTGACTGCACCGTCGGCACGGACGTCCGCGGTCCGGATCAGCAGCGCGGAATCCAGCACACGGCGCCCGGCCCGTCGTCCGAACAGCGCGAGCGCCCCGCCGTAGTACCCGCGGCCGGTGAGCTCGTGGTCCGCGATCGCTTCGCAGGCGGCCGCCAGCGGACTGCCGGTCACGGTCGGCGCGGGCAGCGTCCGGCGGAGTACCTCCCGGACGTCGCGGGAGGTCCGCCCCTCGATCGCGTACTCGGTGTGCGTGACCCGGGACATCCGCCGCAGCCACGGGCCGCGCACCCGCGGCGGCCGGTCGCAGATCCGGGACATCGTCTTGAGTTCCTCGTCGACGACCATGAACAGTTCTTCGGTCTCTTTCCGGTCCGCGAGAAAGGCCGCCAGCTCCCGGTCCCGCGGCCCGGCGGCGGAATGCCGATACGTTCCGCTGATCGGGCTCATCGTCGCTATTCCGTCCTCGCACCGCACTTGCGCCTCGGGTGATGCGCCGATCAGCGTCCGGCCGTTCCCGTGCACGAGAAACGTCCAGTACGCGCCGTGCTCGGTCCGGAGTAGCCGACGGAAAACCGCGAGTGCGCTGCGGTGCGACCAGCCGGGAATTCGAGCGCGGAACACGCGACGCAGCACACAATTCGACCCCACGCCGCCACCGATGTACTCGGCGACCACCCGCCGGACGGCGTCCGCGTACTCGGCGTCCGATCGGTCGAAGCGCCCGTGCTCCGGCGCGGCACTCGACGCGTCCACCGCGTCCAGCGCGTCCACCGGGAGCGTGGTGGACGCGCGGATCGAGAGCGCGATCAGCGGCTCACCGTCGTCCACCGCCCGGAGCTCGCGCTCCGCGACCTGCCGGAACGGCACCACCGCCAGCAGGTCCGGCACCAGTTCGCCGGTGGCCCCGCCCAACTCGGGCAGCGGCAGATCCGCGAGGCTCGCCACGGCGGTGGCCTCGCCGGTGAACAACTCCAGGCGGTCGTTGCCCGCGCGGTGGAGCAGGGCGAAGGCGGGTGCGTCGTCGCGGAGCAGGCGCTCCAGATCGGGAGAGTCGGTCGTCATGGTGCGGAGCCTCTTTCGGCGAAAGGGAAACGATCCGGTCGCCGACGGTGCCGGTCCGTGATCGGCGGTCGCAACTACTCGGTCGGGTAGTACGCCGCTTCCGCTACCCGGAGAGGTAGTGGGGCCGGAGCGCGCACCGGATTAGCGTCCCGATCGAGAAGAGGTCGTGATTTCCGATTCCGAGAAATATCCCGAACCGAGGAGAAACACCGTGCCGGTGAACGATTCCTTCGCCCGCCGCATCCGATTGCAACATCTCTATCGCCGCGACTCCACCGGCCTGGTGATCGTTCCGCTCGACCACCCGGTGAGCGTCGGCCCGGCGGCCCACAGCGGACGCCTGGACCGGCTGATCGGGGAGATCGCCGACAACGGCGCGGACGCCGTCGTGCTGCACAAGGGATCGGTGCGTCAGGTCCGGCCGCGCTGGTTCCGCTCGATGTCGCTCGTCGTCCACCTGAGCGCCAGCACCGGGCTGGCCGGCGACCCGGACGCCAAGTACCTGGTGTGCGGCGTGGAGGAGGCGCTGCGCCTCGGTGCGCACGGGGTGAGCGTCCACGTGAACGTCGGATCGGCCACCGAGGCGCGGCAGATCGCCGATCTCGCGGCGGTCGCCGACGCCTGCGAGCGGTGGGGCGTGCCGCTGCTGGCGATGGTCTACGCCCGTGGACCGGCGGTCGTCGACGGCCGGGCCCCGGACGTCGTCGCGCACGCGGTGACGGTCGCCGCGGAGCTCGGTGCCGACCTGGTGAAGACCGCTCTGCCGGACTCGGCGGCCGAGGTGGCGGCGATCGTCGGGACCTGTCCGGTGCCGGTGGTGGCGGCCGGGGGAGGATCGGCGGACCCGGAGGACACCTTCCGTCACCTGCTCACCGCGGTGCACGGGGGAGCGGGCGGCGTGGCGGCCGGGCGCCTGGTGTTCACCGCGGACGATCCGGGCGCGCGGGTCCGTCGGCTGGCCGCGCTGGTGAGCGACCGGACCGCGGCGGTGGCCCGA contains these protein-coding regions:
- a CDS encoding FAD-dependent monooxygenase, with amino-acid sequence MATSAPGAPVLVVGAGAVGSILALELAHHGVSSIVLDRAETPPQTTDVDYLDGRSMELLRRLRLSAAIRAQGVGPDVPDEVGWSQALDEPPVLVSTVPSLNELRGRYADVRDGSAPVELPQRVSGVRLAAQLRTAVEQHPLIDLRLGWTFSGARLEFDRVVAVALAHGAAPGRRRTTIEARYLAGCDGAQSTVRQCLQVPMEELSAPVQHCSVYFRSPELSRRFDGRHPATLIVGGLTLEYRDDGDLWVGHLRLASGDLTADPIALLRAELGGRLESAEVLDVRQWDDSLAVARRYRRGPAFLVGESAHRFYPAGDNAATSIEDAVDLGWKLAAVVNGWGGPGLLDSYEAERRPRALMDRELVARQLETRRRFGRLAAAGASREYLAGVLRQEVTPTDGALSTALASRYATSAVIWQDQDVVAPLGPGIRALPTTWTGGRAPAVRLDDGTPLFDRLGPQFTLVDLTENEAGKPLVLAAERRGIPMAHLVVGDRSVRTSWDRSLVLVRPDQHIAWRADAAPTDWNAVLDRVSGHGIP
- a CDS encoding ATP-binding protein, producing the protein MTPPVGRERELEALRHALVDTAGGTGGCLVLSGPAGIGKSHLLRAAVQMAAERSMAVASRRAFELDRAVPLITLATALRRSEPATDAFDWLSDDADPHYGILERLGAVLETRAAVAPLVVAIDDAHWIDEFSALAIRQLVPALASSPVRWLFARRPEPADTPGQHVLHWLVREGAEELTLGRLSDAAVGELCAQVLEAEVDGTVLALAHGLGGIPLPVTQLMTSLRVTDQLVVSDGIASVVGTALPSSFVAMIRQVLDQLPDRTRRLVQAGSVFDRPFGIDEVARLLGQRAADLVPLVEQATAAAILVDEGRALTFVHERVRQAVYSTIGEPITVVLHREAAAIARADGRPPMEVAQHLLHGGADGSREAVEMLRAAAEDVADVAPSTAADLTVRALEVLGDHGQGRSALVAQAVRLLAAAGRLTEAHALGRTALRAGLDRETESLLLLGLAEAFKHAGKNETAVDYAEQGLAQLTGSDALAAQLYAIRAHALVYSGDLDAADRSGELADMIGRTCGEHAASVFGRTARSLVAQATGDLNGALRHALEATETADRVGGAALLRHPRIWLASAYTDLDRFADAARALDRGRQESAQLGTGWSAPLWHYYGAALLAARGLLDDASAEADAGLTVAAQLGSHQLAVPLLGTLTRLAVERDELPAAEEHLGRMHTLIDTGITAAPEDVVWPEALFLAATEGAGPALRLAAGLYDALPSRPVLIGQNPGNAATLLRIALDARDDARAKIVVRTTDSLAKRNAGLHALAAAAAHTDGLLRRDLGALRVAIGHYRKSPRPLALAAALEDAAALSGAPRQAREWRQEAHALTGAGGAHRARRRLEQVLGASTGPGHEPASPLDLLTPAELRVALLVADGLTNHRIAQILHVSPHTVDSHLRKIFSKWGIQNRAAAAVLVARTRDDPGAGPPSGRRNHGKT
- a CDS encoding anthranilate synthase family protein; the protein is MTTDSPDLERLLRDDAPAFALLHRAGNDRLELFTGEATAVASLADLPLPELGGATGELVPDLLAVVPFRQVAERELRAVDDGEPLIALSIRASTTLPVDALDAVDASSAAPEHGRFDRSDAEYADAVRRVVAEYIGGGVGSNCVLRRVFRARIPGWSHRSALAVFRRLLRTEHGAYWTFLVHGNGRTLIGASPEAQVRCEDGIATMSPISGTYRHSAAGPRDRELAAFLADRKETEELFMVVDEELKTMSRICDRPPRVRGPWLRRMSRVTHTEYAIEGRTSRDVREVLRRTLPAPTVTGSPLAAACEAIADHELTGRGYYGGALALFGRRAGRRVLDSALLIRTADVRADGAVTIGVGATLVRHSDPVAEAAETRAKAAALLAAFGHAPKAPPLRTRTIRSAGTAAGAAPVAGTAHAAVPGHRIRAALAQRNTGLSGFWRGLGAGTAGPGLTDRRLLLVDAGDDFTAMLAAVAGALGADVRIRPLTAPDHVLLAGLGPHDPVLIGPGPGDPRDTAVPRIARLHALTRTLLTARRPVLAVCLGHQVLAGALGLPIHRLPRPAQGVQRWIDWHGRPERVAFYHTFAAVSGTDRWRCPRTGRAVRLLRDPTSGVVQALATYGVRSVQFHVESILTEHGPAVVEELVRAVIAETSPAENPPIRGADARKRGSTAGHPAGNVSSVGDPTDARWRA
- a CDS encoding 2-amino-3,7-dideoxy-D-threo-hept-6-ulosonate synthase — its product is MPVNDSFARRIRLQHLYRRDSTGLVIVPLDHPVSVGPAAHSGRLDRLIGEIADNGADAVVLHKGSVRQVRPRWFRSMSLVVHLSASTGLAGDPDAKYLVCGVEEALRLGAHGVSVHVNVGSATEARQIADLAAVADACERWGVPLLAMVYARGPAVVDGRAPDVVAHAVTVAAELGADLVKTALPDSAAEVAAIVGTCPVPVVAAGGGSADPEDTFRHLLTAVHGGAGGVAAGRLVFTADDPGARVRRLAALVSDRTAAVAR